In a genomic window of Dehalococcoidia bacterium:
- a CDS encoding acyl-CoA dehydrogenase family protein, with product MDFGLGQREEALRLEVREFARREIPDTFIANFLDEESRDEDWAFSLSISKKLADRGWLAMGWPQQYGGRDASHLEQMVFNMEAAYRGVPGLSMGVSGTGWVGPSLMLYGNEEQRRKYLPQISSGSPDGVWCTGYSEPNSGSDFASIRTSAVRQGDEYIVNGQKVWTSCAHRARWCWLAVKTGLNGGKPQDGISLLIVDMKSRGISVNPLLNYSGEHIFNEVFFDNVHVPAVNLVGEENRGWYQLMKSLAYERHSFCGQSYGAARRILDGLAGFATQTRRNGRPIAADTAVRHRLANLAVELETLKMFAYEIACKLGEGALPTYEASRNKSVADHLLEELALAGSDILGACSQVERHSKLARLNGLIQRQYLMSPGTAIAAGTDEIEKNIIGKFKLGLPRSY from the coding sequence ATGGATTTCGGCCTGGGACAAAGAGAGGAAGCGCTGAGGCTTGAGGTACGCGAGTTTGCCCGGCGGGAGATACCTGATACTTTCATAGCCAATTTTCTGGATGAGGAAAGCCGCGACGAGGACTGGGCCTTCAGCCTGTCCATCTCCAAAAAGCTGGCTGACCGGGGATGGCTGGCCATGGGCTGGCCGCAGCAGTACGGAGGACGCGACGCCTCCCACCTTGAACAGATGGTTTTCAACATGGAAGCCGCTTACCGCGGTGTCCCCGGACTCTCCATGGGGGTGAGCGGTACGGGATGGGTGGGTCCCTCCCTGATGCTGTACGGCAACGAGGAGCAGCGACGCAAATACCTTCCCCAGATATCCTCCGGCAGCCCGGACGGCGTCTGGTGCACGGGCTACAGCGAGCCCAATTCAGGATCGGATTTCGCCAGCATTCGCACATCGGCCGTGCGGCAGGGCGACGAGTATATTGTGAACGGCCAGAAGGTCTGGACCAGCTGCGCCCACCGCGCCAGGTGGTGCTGGCTGGCGGTTAAAACGGGCTTGAACGGGGGAAAGCCGCAGGACGGCATCAGCCTTCTGATCGTGGATATGAAAAGCCGTGGCATCAGCGTCAATCCGCTGCTGAACTACAGCGGCGAGCATATCTTCAACGAGGTCTTCTTCGACAACGTGCACGTGCCGGCCGTGAACCTGGTGGGCGAGGAGAACCGCGGCTGGTACCAGCTGATGAAGTCGCTGGCCTACGAGCGGCACAGCTTCTGCGGCCAGTCCTACGGCGCCGCCAGACGTATACTGGACGGACTGGCCGGATTCGCCACGCAGACCAGACGCAACGGCAGGCCCATAGCCGCAGATACGGCGGTCAGGCACAGGCTGGCCAATCTCGCCGTCGAACTGGAAACCCTCAAAATGTTCGCCTATGAGATAGCCTGCAAGCTAGGCGAGGGCGCGCTCCCGACATACGAGGCCTCCCGCAACAAATCGGTGGCCGACCACCTGCTGGAGGAGCTGGCGCTGGCGGGCAGCGACATACTGGGCGCCTGCTCTCAGGTGGAACGGCATTCCAAACTGGCCCGGCTGAACGGGCTGATACAGCGGCAATACCTGATGTCACCCGGCACGGCCATCGCAGCCGGCACGGATGAGATCGAGAAGAACATCATCGGCAAATTTAAGCTGGGCCTGCCCAGATCGTATTAA
- a CDS encoding acyl-CoA dehydrogenase family protein: MNFKYTEQQDMLRTMAREFLATECPKSRTRELEKDLRGYDPGTWKRMAELGWQGLLLPAEYDGSGADFMDLAILMEEMGRNILPGPFYSTVALAALPIMDYGGKDQQARYLPGIARGETVWTLALDEDPSDSDYARISTSARVEDESHLLNGEKTLVPCAGAADYMLVAARIRRGRLADKGLTLFIADMKKPGIEVEAIPTITGETLYQVRFKDVKLDGGDVLGAAGAGEDILERLLDKAALLKCAEVCGACQALLEMSVAYAGERKQFGKPIGTFQVIQHRLVDMLIQVEGLQHLVYQAAWMMSAGVDCSEQIAMAKVKANEVYQHAALDGIRVHGAIGFSLDHDAGLYYRRVLASKFFPRDAGHYLEKVAAGIGL, from the coding sequence TTGAACTTCAAGTACACAGAACAGCAGGATATGCTGAGGACCATGGCCAGAGAATTTCTGGCAACGGAGTGTCCCAAATCGAGGACACGCGAGCTGGAGAAAGACTTACGCGGCTATGACCCGGGCACCTGGAAACGCATGGCGGAGCTGGGCTGGCAGGGACTGCTGCTGCCCGCCGAATATGATGGCAGCGGCGCCGACTTCATGGACCTGGCGATCCTGATGGAGGAGATGGGCCGCAATATACTGCCCGGGCCGTTCTACTCCACCGTGGCACTGGCCGCGCTGCCCATCATGGACTATGGCGGCAAAGACCAGCAGGCCAGGTATCTGCCGGGGATTGCCCGAGGAGAAACGGTCTGGACGCTGGCCCTGGACGAGGACCCGTCGGACAGCGATTACGCGCGAATCAGTACATCGGCACGGGTGGAGGACGAATCTCACCTGCTCAATGGCGAAAAAACGCTGGTGCCATGCGCCGGCGCTGCCGACTATATGCTGGTCGCTGCGCGCATCAGGCGTGGCAGGCTGGCGGATAAAGGGCTGACGCTGTTCATCGCGGATATGAAGAAGCCCGGCATCGAGGTTGAGGCCATCCCCACCATCACGGGCGAGACGTTGTATCAGGTCAGATTCAAGGACGTAAAGCTGGACGGCGGTGACGTGCTGGGAGCGGCGGGCGCGGGGGAAGATATCCTGGAACGACTACTGGATAAGGCCGCCCTGTTGAAATGTGCGGAAGTCTGCGGCGCCTGCCAGGCGCTGCTCGAGATGAGCGTCGCCTATGCCGGAGAGAGGAAGCAGTTCGGCAAGCCCATTGGCACCTTCCAGGTAATACAGCACAGGCTGGTGGACATGCTGATACAGGTGGAAGGGCTGCAACACCTGGTGTACCAGGCCGCCTGGATGATGAGCGCCGGGGTGGACTGCTCCGAGCAAATCGCCATGGCCAAAGTCAAAGCCAACGAAGTTTATCAGCACGCGGCACTGGACGGCATCAGGGTGCACGGCGCGATTGGATTTTCGCTCGATCACGATGCGGGCCTTTACTACAGGCGTGTGCTCGCGTCCAAGTTTTTCCCCCGCGATGCCGGACACTACCTGGAAAAAGTGGCCGCGGGCATCGGTCTGTAA
- the dhaL gene encoding dihydroxyacetone kinase subunit DhaL, translated as MKEKLELKDFKNIFIAISKTLTAKRNYLCELDSVIGDGDHGITISSGFEKIVNTIEDRDFADCADLLKAAGSSFMATVGGTTGPIFGYLFIEMGNKLKEISKGENIPVGTDEFSIIFKAAMEKIMKLGGAKQGDKTMIDALYPAINSLHQSTKEKLTLAEAFSLTAAAAFSGAQSTKELIAAKGRARYAGERAKGYQDAGATSLYLILNEFNIYINGQ; from the coding sequence TTGAAAGAGAAACTTGAGTTAAAAGACTTCAAGAACATCTTTATTGCCATCAGTAAAACACTGACAGCCAAACGGAATTATCTATGCGAGCTTGATTCGGTAATCGGCGACGGCGATCACGGTATAACTATTTCATCCGGATTCGAAAAGATCGTTAATACAATTGAAGACAGGGATTTCGCCGACTGCGCCGATCTGCTTAAGGCCGCCGGGTCCAGTTTTATGGCAACAGTAGGCGGAACCACGGGTCCGATCTTTGGCTATCTTTTTATCGAAATGGGCAACAAACTCAAAGAGATCTCAAAAGGAGAAAATATCCCTGTAGGGACCGATGAGTTTTCTATCATTTTTAAAGCAGCAATGGAGAAAATAATGAAGCTCGGCGGGGCCAAACAGGGGGATAAGACAATGATCGATGCGCTATATCCTGCCATAAATTCGCTTCATCAATCCACAAAAGAGAAGCTAACGCTGGCCGAAGCTTTCAGCTTAACGGCGGCAGCCGCCTTTTCGGGGGCGCAGTCTACTAAAGAACTAATAGCCGCAAAGGGCAGGGCCAGGTATGCGGGCGAGCGAGCAAAAGGTTATCAGGATGCCGGCGCCACATCTTTATACCTCATCTTAAACGAGTTTAACATCTATATAAACGGCCAATAA
- a CDS encoding MFS transporter, producing MEDKKLSVGVKMGYGVADFGGCLFFAATAFVLLNYLTDTVGLSAALAGIALMIGRLWDAFYDPIIGYISDRTKTKMGRRRPFMLGGAIPLFITMIIMFTNPALIIGSGISQAVLFVYTMVVYIILCTAWSTVNIPYSSLGPELTTDYNERTSLNGYRFGFAAVGTLLGAGLALPIVAIAADKNMGFVLMGTIFGVALLVSTLVTVFSVRESAAVKPATSMGFVKTYSEVFKNKPYDFILIVYILHIIGITIASGIVIYYFKYVLGAEDMTTYAMLIFIGVAMLFIPVSVIMSKRTGKKMVYGTGFVIMAVGLMVLFFLGHTQGIAFNLIMMAFLGIGMGLLYAMPYAIVADSIEYDYLRTGERREGAFFGIFTWGLKMGQAAASLLMGITLEAMGYVANAIPQAASAQLGIRLFLGPIPAAVFLLAAVVIYFYPITEKRYKEILAEIAVMEAKTNR from the coding sequence ATGGAAGATAAAAAATTGTCCGTAGGGGTGAAGATGGGTTACGGTGTGGCCGATTTCGGCGGTTGCCTGTTTTTCGCGGCCACTGCCTTTGTACTGCTGAATTATCTTACGGACACAGTGGGCTTGTCTGCAGCGCTGGCAGGCATCGCCCTCATGATAGGACGTCTCTGGGACGCCTTCTATGACCCCATCATCGGATATATCTCGGACAGGACCAAGACCAAAATGGGCAGGCGCAGGCCGTTCATGCTAGGCGGCGCCATACCCCTGTTCATAACTATGATAATCATGTTTACCAATCCCGCACTGATTATAGGCTCCGGCATCAGCCAGGCGGTGCTCTTCGTCTATACAATGGTCGTCTACATCATCCTCTGTACCGCATGGTCTACAGTCAACATCCCATACTCATCGCTGGGGCCCGAGCTCACAACCGACTACAATGAAAGGACTTCGCTAAACGGTTACCGCTTCGGCTTTGCCGCCGTCGGCACGCTGCTCGGCGCGGGCCTGGCATTACCCATAGTTGCAATAGCGGCGGATAAAAATATGGGCTTTGTGCTTATGGGCACCATATTCGGTGTAGCATTGCTTGTTTCAACCCTGGTCACGGTCTTTTCAGTCAGGGAATCCGCCGCAGTCAAGCCGGCCACATCCATGGGCTTCGTAAAAACATACAGTGAGGTATTTAAGAACAAGCCCTACGACTTCATTCTCATAGTCTATATACTCCATATAATAGGCATCACCATCGCCAGCGGTATAGTGATCTATTATTTCAAATATGTGCTGGGCGCCGAAGATATGACCACGTATGCCATGCTGATATTTATCGGTGTCGCAATGCTCTTCATCCCGGTCAGCGTTATCATGAGCAAGCGGACAGGCAAGAAAATGGTCTACGGCACAGGCTTTGTAATCATGGCAGTGGGGCTGATGGTGCTGTTTTTCCTGGGGCATACCCAGGGAATTGCTTTCAACCTGATCATGATGGCTTTCCTGGGAATCGGAATGGGCCTGCTTTATGCCATGCCTTATGCAATCGTGGCCGACTCGATAGAATATGATTATCTGAGGACGGGCGAGCGCAGGGAAGGCGCTTTTTTCGGCATCTTTACCTGGGGACTCAAAATGGGTCAAGCGGCGGCAAGTCTTTTGATGGGCATTACGCTGGAGGCAATGGGCTATGTGGCAAACGCCATACCGCAGGCAGCCAGCGCGCAGCTTGGTATCCGGCTCTTCCTGGGGCCTATCCCGGCCGCCGTTTTCCTCCTGGCGGCCGTGGTCATCTATTTCTACCCCATTACCGAGAAGCGCTATAAAGAGATACTTGCGGAGATCGCGGTCATGGAGGCTAAAACCAACCGCTAA
- a CDS encoding dihydroxyacetone kinase subunit DhaK: MVKKLINNPDDIVNELIEGFVLINASKVKRIGNSNAVARIDAPVKGKVGIVIGGGAGHEPLFLEYVGEGMADAEAHGQIFAAPAPDIVMDAVRAADGGRGVILLYNNYAGDVLNFGIAQDMAREEGIEIETVLINDEISSAPLDRMEDRRGTTSDHLIIKIAGAASAAGLDMNSLVKLLRKAIFNSRSLGVSLSACSLPQTGLATFTLEEGKMEFGMGLHGEAGVKKVDVMNADETTKTILDYLIADLPYKAGDGVIVVVNGYGSTTRMEMFIVARKIYSYLAEKKINIYSLEMGEFCTSQEMAGISITLIKIDAEIKKYYDAKAVSPFYKKL; this comes from the coding sequence ATGGTTAAAAAACTTATCAACAATCCTGATGACATAGTCAATGAGCTGATAGAAGGTTTTGTACTTATCAATGCCTCCAAAGTTAAACGGATAGGCAACTCAAACGCTGTTGCGAGAATCGATGCGCCGGTAAAAGGCAAGGTCGGAATAGTCATCGGTGGAGGGGCCGGCCATGAACCTTTGTTTCTCGAATATGTAGGAGAAGGAATGGCCGACGCGGAGGCACACGGGCAGATATTCGCAGCTCCAGCTCCCGATATCGTAATGGATGCTGTGAGAGCTGCCGATGGAGGCCGGGGCGTCATCCTGCTTTACAACAATTATGCGGGAGACGTACTGAACTTCGGCATTGCCCAGGATATGGCCAGGGAAGAAGGCATCGAAATTGAAACCGTCCTAATAAACGACGAGATCTCATCCGCACCGCTCGACAGGATGGAAGACAGGAGAGGAACAACCTCTGATCACCTGATTATCAAAATCGCAGGCGCAGCCTCGGCTGCGGGGCTGGATATGAATAGCCTGGTCAAACTTCTAAGGAAAGCGATTTTTAATTCACGCTCACTGGGCGTTTCATTATCCGCATGCTCGCTACCCCAGACAGGACTGGCAACTTTCACACTGGAAGAGGGGAAAATGGAGTTCGGCATGGGCCTTCATGGAGAGGCAGGCGTGAAAAAAGTCGATGTAATGAACGCTGACGAAACCACAAAAACTATACTGGACTATTTGATTGCCGATCTTCCCTACAAAGCGGGCGACGGGGTCATAGTCGTGGTGAACGGGTATGGCTCCACCACCAGGATGGAGATGTTCATAGTTGCCAGAAAGATCTATTCGTATCTGGCAGAGAAGAAAATAAATATATACTCATTGGAAATGGGGGAGTTTTGCACTTCTCAGGAGATGGCCGGCATCTCAATTACCCTTATCAAGATCGACGCTGAGATCAAGAAATATTACGATGCAAAAGCCGTAAGCCCCTTTTACAAAAAATTGTAG
- a CDS encoding zinc ribbon domain-containing protein, whose product MKVNRNNLNACYNCGTLNVTGVKSCCNCYAVQYYNCPYCQAWVDNSFANCPCCGKKLNWPRESYGPEYAFSQNKSTSSAVVFLLLCVAVLSIVAFNLITNHTNTDVIMNTPGVAVSSDLPAEEMKVAAQPAVQDPAAEPPATAQPDPALSGDDVDIVVDNAGTSGAYLVPDTPQYTPVNAASTGTYTPRTSSYLKTVYPNWGHCSGGSCSGYYQYGQ is encoded by the coding sequence ATGAAGGTGAACAGGAACAATCTGAACGCCTGCTACAACTGCGGCACATTGAATGTCACAGGGGTCAAGTCATGCTGCAATTGCTATGCGGTGCAATATTACAATTGCCCGTATTGCCAGGCATGGGTGGACAACTCGTTCGCCAATTGCCCATGCTGCGGGAAAAAGCTCAACTGGCCCAGGGAATCTTACGGCCCCGAGTACGCGTTCAGCCAGAATAAGTCCACATCATCCGCCGTGGTCTTCCTGCTGCTGTGCGTCGCCGTGCTCTCTATAGTCGCCTTCAACCTGATTACAAACCATACGAACACGGACGTGATTATGAATACGCCCGGCGTTGCCGTATCGAGCGACCTGCCGGCTGAAGAGATGAAAGTGGCGGCACAGCCCGCCGTCCAGGATCCTGCCGCGGAGCCGCCTGCAACGGCTCAACCAGACCCCGCCCTATCAGGGGACGACGTGGATATCGTCGTGGATAACGCCGGGACATCAGGCGCATACCTGGTGCCCGATACCCCTCAATATACCCCGGTCAATGCGGCTTCCACGGGGACCTATACGCCCAGGACCAGTTCCTACTTGAAAACAGTGTATCCCAACTGGGGACACTGCAGCGGCGGCAGCTGCAGCGGCTACTATCAATACGGTCAGTAG
- a CDS encoding Lrp/AsnC family transcriptional regulator yields MDILDNRLITELAVDARRSNIDLSRKLGVSEKTVRRRINRLVEQGVISWSVIPDPAKLGYTVRAFILLEVEAPHVDDITQSLASCSNVDFVALCTGPFDILFGAWFISSASMAKFLKDYLPKIAGVRKSQTHVALQVTTGKVANLAALKEGPAE; encoded by the coding sequence ATGGATATATTGGATAACAGGTTGATAACGGAGCTGGCGGTGGATGCCCGGCGCAGCAATATAGATCTGTCCCGCAAGCTGGGTGTGAGCGAGAAGACCGTCAGACGGAGAATAAACCGGCTGGTAGAACAGGGCGTGATCAGTTGGTCGGTGATACCTGATCCGGCCAAGCTGGGTTACACCGTGAGGGCATTTATACTGCTTGAGGTGGAGGCGCCCCATGTGGACGACATCACGCAGTCGCTGGCCAGCTGCAGCAACGTGGACTTCGTTGCGCTCTGCACCGGTCCCTTCGATATCCTCTTCGGCGCCTGGTTCATCTCCTCCGCCAGCATGGCCAAATTCCTCAAGGACTACTTGCCCAAGATCGCGGGTGTTCGCAAGAGCCAGACCCACGTGGCCCTGCAGGTTACAACGGGCAAGGTCGCCAATCTGGCTGCCCTGAAAGAAGGGCCTGCAGAGTAG